A region of Diospyros lotus cultivar Yz01 chromosome 3, ASM1463336v1, whole genome shotgun sequence DNA encodes the following proteins:
- the LOC127797568 gene encoding phosphatidylinositol 4-kinase gamma 7-like yields MSPNLDSPVQTQMAVAVFNPTLSGNQRMEGKPVGRRRVFVQTETGCVLGMELDRSDNAHTVKRRLQLALNVPTEESSLTFGDMVLKNDLSAIRNDSPLLLTRNLMHRSSSTPCLSPTGREIQQRDRSGPIEILGNSDRFSRTKQLVKEIVKAMKTGVEPLPVHSGLGGAYYFRNNRGESVAIVKPTDEEPFAPNNPKGFVGKALGQPGLKRSVRVGETGFREVAAYLLDYEHFANVPATALVKITHSVFNVNECVNGNKPHNKKLVSKIASFQQFIPHDFDASDHGTSSFPVAAVHRIGILDIRIFNTDRHAGNLLVKKLDGVGRFGQVELIPIDHGLCLPESLEDPYFEWIHWPQASIPFSEDELEYIENLEPTQDVDMLRRELPMIREACLRVLVLCTNFLKEAAKFGLCLAEIGEMMSREFRSSEEEPSELEVICMEAKKLMAEREVSSPKADAVDEEFQFDIDCEESEFEFIPKMAPDDFLSRSPFSFGLVGGNGRFPLSKLEESMEEEEEESEGEEEKGAPGRALLEKIPPVSKLWMSLKNTSLGESKKHLKFPGTKLENGYVASSSSGHRSASEQLPASVIFVNLADMNEEGWFLFLEKFRELLYPAFAKRKSVTAGQRQRQRLGTSCQF; encoded by the coding sequence atGTCGCCTAACTTGGATAGCCCTGTTCAGACACAGATGGCTGTGGCAGTGTTCAACCCCACACTCAGTGGGAACCAGAGGATGGAGGGAAAACCAGTGGGGAGGAGACGTGTTTTTGTGCAAACTGAAACTGGTTGTGTATTGGGGATGGAGTTGGATCGGAGTGATAATGCACACACAGTGAAAAGGAGGTTGCAACTGGCCCTTAATGTACCTACTGAAGAGAGCTCGTTGACATTTGGTGATATGGTGTTGAAAAATGACCTTAGTGCCATTCGAAATGATTCCCCTCTTCTTCTAACGCGGAACTTGATGCATAGAAGCTCGTCAACTCCTTGTCTTTCACCAACTGGGAGGGAAATCCAGCAGAGAGATCGAAGCGGCCCTATTGAGATATTAGGGAACTCTGATCGTTTTTCTAGAACTAAGCAACTTGTCAAGGAAATTGTCAAGGCAATGAAGACTGGAGTTGAGCCACTACCTGTTCACAGTGGGCTTGGCGGTGCTTATTATTTCAGAAACAACAGAGGTGAGAGTGTTGCCATTGTGAAACCAACAGATGAAGAACCTTTTGCTCCAAACAATCCGAAAGGTTTTGTGGGTAAAGCCCTTGGTCAACCAGGGCTGAAGCGGTCTGTGCGGGTTGGGGAAACTGGATTCAGAGAAGTCGCAGCCTATCTTCTTGACTATGAGCATTTTGCTAATGTACCTGCAACTGCCCTAGTGAAGATCACTCACTCAGTGTTCAATGTGAATGAATGCGTAAATGGAAACAAGCCTCATAACAAGAAGCTTGTTAGCAAGATTGCATCATTCCAACAATTCATTCCTCATGATTTTGATGCCAGTGACCATGGAACTTCAAGCTTTCCAGTGGCAGCTGTTCATCGAATTGGGATATTGGACATTAGGATCTTTAACACAGATAGGCATGCAGGTAATCTCTTAGTAAAGAAGCTAGATGGTGTTGGGAGGTTTGGCCAAGTGGAACTTATTCCAATTGATCATGGTCTTTGCCTCCCAGAAAGTTTGGAGGACCCATACTTTGAGTGGATCCATTGGCCTCAGGCTTCAATTCCTTTTTCAGAGGACGAACTTGAGTACATAGAAAATCTTGAACCTACACAGGATGTTGATATGCTCCGAAGGGAGCTTCCCATGATTCGAGAGGCTTGCCTACGGGTTCTGGTTCTCTGCACAAATTTCCTTAAGGAAGCTGCTAAATTTGGGCTCTGCCTTGCTGAGATTGGGGAAATGATGAGCAGGGAATTTCGATCTAGTGAAGAGGAACCCAGTGAGCTGGAGGTCATATGCATGGAGGCGAAGAAGCTGATGGCTGAGAGGGAAGTCTCATCCCCCAAGGCTGATGCTGTAGATGAGGAGTTCCAGTTTGACATTGACTGTGAAGAATCTGAGTTCGAGTTTATTCCAAAAATGGCACCAGATGACTTCTTGTCTAGATCACCATTCAGCTTTGGATTGGTAGGTGGCAATGGCCGGTTTCCGCTTTCTAAACTGGAGGAAAgcatggaggaggaggaggaagaaagtgaaggtgaagaagagaaaggagctCCCGGTCGCGCACTGCTTGAAAAGATCCCACCTGTTTCAAAGCTGTGGATGTCCCTCAAGAATACCAGTTTAGGTGAGAGCAAGAAGCATCTGAAATTCCCAGGAACAAAGTTAGAGAATGGCTATGTGGCGAGTTCATCTTCTGGGCACAGGAGCGCGAGTGAGCAGCTCCCTGCCAGTGTAATCTTCGTTAACCTTGCAGACATGAACGAGGAAGGGTGGTTTCTGTTCTTAGAGAAGTTCCGGGAGCTGTTGTACCCAGCTTTTGCCAAGCGCAAGTCTGTGACTGCTGGTCAGAGGCAAAGACAGAGGCTTGGGACTTCCTGCCAGTTTTGA